A region of Ignavibacteriota bacterium DNA encodes the following proteins:
- a CDS encoding DUF1501 domain-containing protein — protein MKRRTFIKSTAAGLASIAIAPSILRGKPDYKTYDNNELFSDDDDNIMIIIELFGGNDGLNTIIPYEQEDEYRRLRTNLFIPQEHSTRYGTSDLYLNSALVDDVHNDGFLRLLDEGRLAIVQGIGYDAPTQSHFRSRDIWHSGINSSDPNEKLLEGWIGRYVASKLTNYPDGIPEHPIAIALGSSVPLLFKSNIGHMGIALNSPETFSTLGKGLTPKINRYNVPENTNNEKEFNFIHVIASQSELYSKAVFDAFQNGKDKPTINYSQGLSQRFKLISQLISGGLKTKIYYVNLSNFDSHAQQMQSDYKGAHATLLSRLAGAVSEFLDDAVRQGFHKRITGLTISEFGRRAYDNGSRGTDHGAGSMQFVFGGSDENIEGGYYRVDGKPDLYDLDQYGNIRHDYDFRRIYADFLETWLGAEKQDTLNTFGEQFLPLGILKSRKTSVRNAIPGMSSINVSPNPSFGHSVLTIEILKAGLAEISIYSIEGREVLKLHQGFIEPGIYNFNININNTGRYIANAILGHSRTTYPFIVIK, from the coding sequence ATGAAAAGAAGAACATTTATAAAAAGTACAGCTGCCGGTCTTGCATCTATTGCAATAGCCCCTTCAATTCTCCGAGGTAAACCGGATTATAAAACTTATGACAATAACGAGTTGTTTTCCGACGATGATGATAATATTATGATTATCATCGAATTGTTTGGAGGTAATGACGGCTTGAATACTATCATTCCATACGAGCAGGAAGATGAATACCGAAGATTGCGTACAAATCTGTTCATACCTCAGGAACATTCAACCCGCTACGGGACATCAGATTTATACCTGAATTCCGCACTTGTTGATGATGTACATAATGACGGCTTCCTGCGGCTTCTTGATGAAGGAAGGCTTGCGATAGTTCAGGGAATTGGTTACGATGCTCCGACACAGTCTCATTTCCGTTCAAGGGATATATGGCACAGTGGTATTAATAGCTCCGACCCAAATGAAAAACTCCTTGAAGGTTGGATTGGAAGATATGTAGCAAGCAAACTAACAAATTATCCTGATGGTATCCCTGAGCATCCAATTGCAATTGCATTAGGTTCGTCCGTACCCTTATTGTTTAAATCAAATATTGGACACATGGGTATCGCGTTGAACTCCCCTGAAACGTTTTCAACTTTAGGAAAAGGACTCACTCCAAAAATCAACAGATACAATGTACCTGAAAATACTAATAATGAAAAAGAGTTCAACTTTATTCATGTTATTGCAAGCCAGAGTGAGCTATATTCAAAAGCTGTTTTTGATGCATTCCAGAATGGCAAGGATAAACCTACAATTAATTATTCACAGGGTCTGTCGCAAAGATTTAAACTTATCTCTCAGCTTATTTCAGGTGGACTTAAAACCAAAATTTACTATGTGAATTTAAGTAACTTTGACTCACACGCTCAGCAAATGCAGTCAGATTACAAAGGCGCTCATGCAACACTTCTTTCACGACTTGCCGGAGCTGTTTCGGAATTTTTAGATGACGCTGTCCGTCAGGGTTTCCACAAAAGGATTACTGGTTTGACAATTTCAGAGTTTGGTCGTAGAGCTTATGATAACGGAAGCCGTGGTACCGACCATGGTGCCGGCTCCATGCAGTTTGTATTTGGAGGCTCTGACGAGAATATCGAAGGTGGTTATTACAGAGTTGACGGTAAACCTGATTTATATGACCTTGACCAATATGGCAATATTCGTCATGATTATGATTTCAGACGTATCTATGCTGATTTTCTCGAAACATGGCTTGGTGCTGAAAAACAAGATACACTTAATACATTTGGTGAGCAATTCTTGCCGCTTGGTATTCTCAAATCAAGGAAAACCTCAGTCAGGAATGCAATTCCCGGTATGTCATCAATAAATGTTTCTCCTAATCCATCTTTTGGTCATTCTGTTCTGACTATTGAAATTCTCAAAGCAGGTTTAGCTGAAATTTCGATATATTCAATAGAAGGTAGGGAAGTGCTCAAACTTCATCAAGGATTTATTGAGCCGGGGATTTATAATTTCAATATTAATATCAACAATACCGGAAGATATATCGCAAATGCAATATTAGGTCATAGCAGAACTACTTATCCGTTTATTGTCATAAAGTAA
- a CDS encoding DUF1800 family protein, translating to MDRRDFLRRSFTGRPISNFEKPPEIAGDLSQYEKPLDRYMAAHLLRRITLGPTPELLDSFEGKFAIDAVDTILGEDSDPLNNGESSLSWLDTQEENPLDGLPLDIRFDIEGKLHSRYRNFVDWWLDTMRNEKDYFQEKFTLFLSTVWCIEFEYDTLSLIPPPLLYRNNMLLRKYRAGNYKELATEMTLDGAMLLYQSLNYSTAKFPNENFMRELLELFTMGIGHYSEGDIREGSRVLTGWRTAAYRYKPAPNGIFNSYFSPADHDTESKQIMGVTIPARSEFDNSEFQVKEQEIKGLINILFSQRPQQIARFICDKIYRYFVYSSPGDVPDDVISQMSQTLISNNFNLRAVFRQLFSSKHFYDSQILGCQIKTPPEYIIGLQRALDTVYRSGNTLLSRDACNQLEMELYNPPNVGSWIGYRTWTSTTTYPLRIKFANDILNGTSDSNLFKIIKNFNNYDNIDGVIAGLYQLLMPVIPNDERISFHRDIANQSLGGSNWKSEIDSESAKSAEVIREIIKSIFLVPDFSLC from the coding sequence ATGGATAGAAGAGATTTTTTGAGAAGGTCTTTTACCGGAAGACCAATTTCAAATTTTGAAAAACCTCCCGAAATTGCAGGCGATTTAAGCCAATACGAAAAACCTCTGGACAGATATATGGCAGCTCACCTTCTAAGACGTATAACTCTTGGACCCACACCCGAGCTGCTTGATAGTTTTGAAGGAAAATTTGCAATTGATGCTGTTGATACAATTTTGGGTGAGGATTCTGACCCACTTAATAATGGAGAATCTTCACTGAGCTGGCTCGATACTCAGGAGGAAAACCCTCTCGATGGTCTGCCACTTGATATAAGATTCGATATTGAGGGAAAACTTCATTCCCGCTACCGCAATTTTGTTGATTGGTGGCTTGATACAATGAGAAATGAGAAGGATTATTTTCAGGAGAAATTTACTCTATTTCTCTCTACGGTTTGGTGTATTGAGTTTGAGTATGATACTTTGTCACTGATACCACCACCACTGCTATATCGAAACAATATGCTTCTGAGGAAATACAGAGCCGGAAATTATAAAGAACTTGCTACCGAAATGACACTCGATGGCGCTATGCTTCTGTATCAGAGCCTGAATTACAGTACAGCAAAATTTCCAAATGAAAATTTTATGAGAGAGCTTCTTGAGCTCTTTACAATGGGAATCGGGCATTATTCTGAGGGTGACATTCGCGAGGGTTCAAGGGTTCTGACCGGCTGGAGAACTGCTGCATACAGGTACAAACCTGCTCCTAACGGCATTTTTAATTCATACTTTTCACCTGCTGACCATGATACTGAATCAAAACAAATTATGGGTGTTACTATTCCTGCAAGAAGCGAATTTGACAATAGTGAATTTCAGGTAAAAGAGCAGGAAATTAAAGGTTTAATAAATATTTTGTTTAGTCAAAGACCTCAGCAAATAGCACGATTTATTTGTGATAAAATTTACAGATATTTTGTTTACAGTTCTCCCGGTGATGTACCCGATGATGTTATCTCACAAATGTCACAGACTTTAATTTCAAACAATTTCAATCTTCGTGCTGTTTTCAGACAGCTTTTTTCAAGTAAGCACTTTTATGATTCGCAAATATTGGGTTGCCAGATTAAGACACCCCCGGAGTATATCATTGGATTGCAACGTGCACTTGATACTGTTTACAGAAGTGGTAATACTCTACTTTCAAGAGATGCCTGCAATCAACTTGAAATGGAACTTTATAACCCACCAAATGTCGGCTCCTGGATTGGATACCGTACATGGACAAGTACAACAACTTATCCATTGAGAATTAAGTTTGCTAACGATATTTTAAACGGAACAAGTGATTCCAATTTATTCAAAATCATTAAAAATTTCAATAATTATGATAATATTGATGGCGTAATTGCAGGGCTTTATCAGCTTTTGATGCCTGTAATACCTAATGATGAAAGAATTTCATTCCATCGTGATATAGCTAATCAATCGCTGGGAGGAAGCAACTGGAAGTCTGAAATTGATTCGGAATCTGCAAAATCTGCTGAGGTAATTCGAGAAATTATTAAGTCAATATTTTTAGTACCTGATTTTAGTTTGTGTTAA
- a CDS encoding RNA-binding protein, translated as MNIYVGNLPYATTGQELNEIFSEYGEVASAKIIMDRESGRSKGFGFVEMSDDSANKAIEDLNGAEYYGKQLTVNEARERKPGFGGNGGGGFNRGGNSGGGGNRGGGGGNRRSW; from the coding sequence TTGAATATCTACGTAGGTAACCTTCCTTATGCTACAACAGGACAGGAATTAAACGAAATCTTCTCAGAATATGGAGAAGTGGCATCAGCTAAAATCATTATGGATCGCGAATCAGGCAGATCAAAAGGTTTTGGTTTTGTAGAAATGAGTGACGATTCTGCTAACAAAGCAATTGAAGACCTCAATGGCGCTGAGTACTATGGCAAACAATTAACAGTAAACGAAGCAAGAGAAAGAAAACCAGGTTTTGGTGGTAACGGCGGCGGCGGTTTTAATCGTGGCGGCAATAGCGGTGGCGGCGGTAATCGTGGCGGTGGCGGCGGTAACAGACGTTCCTGGTAA
- a CDS encoding site-specific integrase, producing MARPVNKSKERWTSSKYNIGYLEPRNGIIQTRICGKRQTTHLKWVEKNKKEAIAILEERIKIFLHPQLTEIEPEIIAPKTLFEAIKEFKNTRFKDYSINVKVVYRRTFNYFFSSDMILEYEKILQYLVQKNSNSKLKTSTRKKYLVQLRRFFEFCKERKFIDKNPIDIIGIPKVPKKINKLIFEKNEVEAVVQYFFLKPHMIEYGFLFKFLSQTGLRIGEALNLKWDDINDMGFKILGKGGFERYFPIVNPDDRTILFPEVLSLIQEIKKIGNKKVFRWNSPAQPQFHLNEAMKKLNIPKHINGVSRSIHTFRATAEYWWENELMLPFDVICDLAGHSMAVREGHYRKERGLKELAKVIKHHIQE from the coding sequence ATGGCAAGACCCGTAAATAAAAGTAAAGAACGATGGACAAGCTCCAAGTATAACATAGGATACTTAGAGCCAAGAAATGGAATTATTCAAACTCGGATTTGCGGTAAGCGACAAACAACTCATTTAAAATGGGTTGAAAAAAACAAGAAGGAAGCAATTGCAATTCTTGAGGAAAGAATAAAAATATTTTTACATCCACAACTTACTGAAATTGAACCTGAAATTATAGCTCCCAAAACTTTGTTTGAAGCAATAAAAGAATTTAAAAATACACGCTTTAAAGATTATTCAATAAATGTAAAAGTGGTTTACAGGAGAACTTTTAACTATTTTTTTTCTTCCGATATGATTCTTGAATATGAAAAGATTTTACAATATCTGGTTCAAAAAAATAGCAATTCAAAACTAAAGACAAGTACACGAAAAAAATACCTTGTCCAGTTAAGAAGATTTTTTGAATTTTGTAAAGAAAGAAAATTTATTGATAAAAACCCAATTGATATTATAGGAATACCTAAAGTACCCAAAAAGATTAACAAGTTAATATTTGAAAAGAACGAAGTTGAAGCTGTTGTTCAATACTTCTTCTTAAAACCTCATATGATTGAATATGGATTTTTATTTAAATTCCTATCTCAAACCGGACTAAGAATTGGGGAAGCATTAAATCTGAAGTGGGATGATATTAACGATATGGGATTTAAAATTCTTGGAAAAGGAGGTTTTGAACGATATTTTCCTATTGTTAATCCAGATGATAGAACAATTCTTTTCCCCGAGGTTTTAAGTTTAATTCAAGAAATTAAGAAAATTGGAAATAAAAAAGTATTCAGATGGAATTCGCCAGCTCAACCTCAGTTTCATCTTAACGAGGCAATGAAAAAACTGAATATTCCCAAACATATAAACGGAGTTTCTCGTTCTATACATACTTTTAGAGCAACAGCTGAATATTGGTGGGAAAATGAACTGATGTTACCCTTTGATGTGATATGCGATTTAGCAGGTCATTCTATGGCTGTTAGGGAAGGTCATTACAGAAAAGAAAGAGGTTTGAAAGAATTAGCAAAAGTAATCAAGCATCATATTCAAGAATGA
- a CDS encoding helix-turn-helix transcriptional regulator, with the protein MKKADKIINQIKLYQLNNKAVTELYSNLDLANRIVLQLYQIRQKYGYSQQEPADKIGTTQSVIARMELKKTIPSLSFLNKVAKALKMELKIELVPIQNK; encoded by the coding sequence ATGAAAAAAGCAGATAAAATAATCAACCAAATCAAGCTCTATCAGCTTAACAATAAAGCAGTTACTGAGTTATATTCTAATTTGGACTTGGCAAATAGGATAGTTCTGCAGTTGTACCAAATTCGTCAAAAATACGGGTATTCCCAGCAGGAACCTGCCGATAAGATTGGAACAACACAGTCAGTAATAGCCAGAATGGAACTAAAAAAGACCATTCCATCACTAAGTTTTCTGAATAAAGTTGCCAAAGCTCTCAAAATGGAGTTAAAGATTGAATTGGTTCCAATACAAAACAAATAG
- a CDS encoding M48 family metallopeptidase, whose product MDITYKIEYRKRKNITISVERDKTIIVKAPPNASIEYIDKCVNQKRLWLYNKLNHSQKYKEKQTKEFINGSSVYYLGRHYKLEVVDDESDCIYFKSKFFISKKSLKSAEQLLQSWYRSKAEEKIRPKIRYFAENLGVQYNSLMITDMKYRWGSCTPKNNINFNWRLIKAPSFVIDYIVVHELTHLIETNHTKKFWDIVSIQLPNYQKAKEWLKDFGELLDY is encoded by the coding sequence ATGGATATAACATATAAAATAGAATATCGTAAAAGAAAGAACATCACTATTTCGGTAGAGAGGGACAAAACAATTATTGTTAAAGCTCCTCCAAATGCAAGTATTGAATATATTGATAAATGTGTCAATCAGAAAAGGCTCTGGCTCTATAATAAGTTGAATCATTCTCAAAAATATAAAGAAAAGCAAACGAAAGAATTCATCAATGGGAGTTCCGTTTACTATTTAGGACGTCATTATAAATTAGAAGTAGTTGATGATGAGAGTGATTGCATTTATTTTAAAAGTAAGTTTTTCATTTCAAAAAAATCTTTGAAATCAGCCGAACAATTATTACAAAGTTGGTATCGTAGCAAGGCTGAAGAAAAAATCAGACCTAAGATTAGATATTTTGCTGAGAATTTGGGTGTCCAGTATAATAGTTTAATGATTACGGATATGAAGTACCGTTGGGGTTCTTGTACACCCAAAAATAATATTAATTTCAATTGGAGATTGATAAAAGCACCATCTTTTGTGATTGATTACATTGTTGTCCACGAACTGACTCATTTGATTGAAACTAATCACACAAAAAAGTTTTGGGATATTGTTTCAATACAATTGCCAAATTATCAAAAAGCAAAAGAATGGCTTAAAGATTTTGGAGAGTTATTAGATTACTAA
- a CDS encoding type I restriction endonuclease subunit R encodes MTKQDYDLHEKEFVEEPFLSQLETQKWLVKRLTSNQKPEDSFRESFSDVVLLPELKKSLVAINPWLEEDQLPELIRRITSFGTSSLIEANKSILQLLIENTSTDVNRQTGEASPTVRYIDFKNIDNNAFLAVSQMKFRVPGTDNFIYPDIVLFVNGLPLVVIECKSPKKNNPIGEAIEDLMDYSGQSGESYKKSSNQQLFYYNQFIVATDRNRAKFGTITTKIEKYFYRWTDPYPYSIDTLEHGDSSPNEQQRLILGMLSHDNLLSIIKSFTIFSTNSEGKSIKIVGRYQQFRAVKKSVQKMLNGNNRLEKSGIIWHTQGSGKSLTMMFMVREMYNHEQLRKYKVLFITDRTQLEDQLNTTSQSIGFTVNVADSISKLKEYLRTDSSDLVMGMIHKFQPSDLEIVFPILNPSPNILIMIDEAHRSIYKKLGANLDKALPNAARIAYTGTPTDKTEKEFKDYIDKYTMRQAIDDGVTLEIVYEGRTHKAQIDNKPDADKRFEDVFSDYNIEERLQILGFGTRDAYLEAQTTIEAKASDIIKHYIFQVFPNGFKAQIVANSRDAAARYKSALEQAIKKEIEQLHLSNPYCIDIDTLRKLEIAVVVSGLFNDKPHIKPFTSNNYHEKSIASFKIPYNKINKEENIDGNIGIIVVNNMLLTGFDAPIEQVLYIDRIIKAHNLLQAVARVNRIEENKTKGFIVDYVGIGHHLKEALDDYDEREQKEIIDTFGNEESELNDLMQAHSEIWDFVKKHGINDLSDMDAIYDLFYDEDIRFQFMLAFQKFSKNLDSVFPRKEALEYYDDFKLFSAVNIQAGAHFKDDRLSMKSVPEKLRIITDEYLVSKGIYQKIKPIEILDDRFMEHVQQKKRAKTKASEIEHAIRHHININYNEDPDLHASFAESLSSILEEFKNNWEMIYKKLEELRERMKNAKKEPTYGLHIRKEMPIFRKLKSLFFEDKDLEEDSIAYIVNLTQLIFIKIESEIRLQGFWNSTIPQNKLKASIQDILISPDFKQKYPEIFKRVFDERNKFITELMLWAKDNHFTIITED; translated from the coding sequence ATGACGAAGCAAGATTATGATTTACACGAGAAAGAGTTTGTTGAGGAACCGTTTCTTTCCCAACTCGAAACTCAAAAATGGCTTGTTAAAAGACTTACAAGCAATCAAAAGCCGGAAGATTCATTTAGGGAATCATTCAGTGATGTGGTATTATTACCTGAACTAAAAAAATCATTGGTTGCAATAAATCCTTGGCTGGAAGAAGACCAATTGCCGGAATTGATAAGAAGAATTACATCATTCGGAACTTCGTCATTAATTGAAGCAAATAAATCAATTCTGCAATTATTAATCGAGAATACTTCAACAGATGTGAACAGACAAACCGGAGAAGCAAGCCCAACAGTCAGATATATTGATTTTAAAAATATTGACAATAATGCATTTCTTGCAGTTTCTCAAATGAAGTTCAGAGTTCCGGGAACAGATAATTTTATATATCCTGATATTGTTTTATTTGTAAACGGCTTGCCATTGGTGGTTATTGAATGTAAATCTCCAAAGAAAAACAACCCTATTGGTGAAGCAATTGAGGACTTGATGGATTATTCAGGTCAATCCGGGGAATCATATAAGAAGTCAAGTAATCAACAACTTTTTTATTATAATCAGTTTATAGTGGCAACCGATAGGAACAGAGCGAAGTTTGGCACAATTACAACAAAAATAGAAAAGTATTTTTATCGTTGGACAGATCCATATCCATACAGTATTGATACCTTGGAACATGGCGATTCATCACCCAATGAACAGCAACGATTAATACTTGGAATGTTGTCGCATGATAATCTACTGAGTATTATCAAATCATTTACAATATTTAGCACGAATAGTGAAGGAAAATCTATCAAAATTGTTGGTAGATACCAACAATTTCGAGCAGTGAAGAAATCAGTTCAAAAAATGTTAAATGGTAATAACCGATTAGAAAAAAGCGGAATCATTTGGCATACGCAAGGTTCTGGAAAATCCCTCACAATGATGTTCATGGTTCGTGAAATGTACAATCATGAACAACTAAGAAAGTATAAAGTTCTCTTTATTACTGATAGAACTCAACTCGAAGACCAATTAAATACAACAAGTCAGAGTATAGGTTTTACGGTAAATGTAGCAGATAGTATATCAAAATTAAAAGAATACCTAAGAACGGATAGCTCTGATTTGGTAATGGGTATGATTCATAAGTTTCAACCTTCAGATTTAGAAATCGTATTCCCAATTCTCAATCCAAGTCCAAATATTCTAATTATGATTGATGAAGCTCATCGGTCAATTTACAAAAAGTTAGGAGCAAATTTGGATAAAGCTTTGCCTAATGCCGCAAGAATAGCATATACAGGAACCCCAACAGATAAAACAGAAAAGGAGTTTAAGGATTATATAGACAAATATACAATGAGGCAAGCTATTGATGATGGGGTTACTTTAGAAATTGTATATGAAGGAAGAACACATAAAGCTCAAATAGATAATAAACCTGATGCTGACAAAAGGTTTGAAGACGTATTTAGTGATTATAATATAGAGGAACGTCTTCAAATTCTTGGCTTTGGCACTAGAGATGCATACCTTGAAGCTCAAACAACAATTGAAGCCAAGGCTTCAGATATTATTAAACATTATATATTTCAGGTTTTTCCTAATGGATTTAAAGCTCAAATTGTAGCAAATTCCAGAGATGCCGCCGCCAGATATAAATCAGCTTTGGAACAAGCTATTAAGAAAGAAATTGAACAATTACATCTTTCAAATCCTTATTGTATTGATATTGATACATTAAGAAAACTTGAAATTGCTGTTGTTGTTTCCGGATTATTCAATGATAAACCACATATTAAACCTTTTACAAGCAATAACTATCACGAGAAATCTATTGCAAGTTTTAAAATTCCTTATAACAAAATAAATAAGGAAGAGAATATTGATGGTAATATTGGAATAATTGTTGTCAACAACATGCTTTTAACAGGTTTTGATGCTCCGATAGAACAAGTTCTTTATATCGACAGAATAATAAAGGCACACAATTTATTACAAGCTGTTGCAAGAGTGAACCGAATTGAAGAAAATAAAACCAAAGGATTCATAGTTGATTATGTAGGAATTGGTCATCATCTGAAAGAAGCCTTAGACGACTATGATGAAAGAGAACAAAAGGAAATCATTGATACTTTTGGGAATGAAGAGAGTGAATTGAACGACTTAATGCAAGCACATTCTGAAATATGGGATTTTGTTAAAAAGCACGGAATAAATGATTTATCTGATATGGATGCGATATACGATTTGTTTTATGATGAAGATATAAGATTTCAATTTATGTTGGCATTTCAAAAATTCAGTAAAAATTTGGACTCTGTGTTTCCAAGAAAAGAAGCTTTGGAATATTACGATGATTTTAAATTATTTTCAGCTGTGAATATCCAAGCTGGTGCTCATTTTAAAGATGATCGTTTGAGTATGAAATCAGTTCCAGAGAAGTTGAGAATAATCACTGACGAGTATCTTGTTTCAAAAGGTATTTATCAAAAGATAAAACCTATCGAAATTCTTGACGACAGATTCATGGAGCATGTTCAGCAGAAAAAACGAGCTAAAACTAAAGCTTCTGAAATTGAACACGCAATTAGACATCATATAAATATTAATTACAATGAAGATCCTGATCTTCACGCTTCATTTGCAGAATCTTTATCAAGTATTCTTGAAGAATTCAAAAACAATTGGGAAATGATTTATAAAAAACTTGAAGAATTGCGAGAGCGAATGAAGAATGCAAAAAAAGAACCAACCTATGGTCTTCATATTAGAAAAGAAATGCCGATTTTTAGAAAGCTTAAATCCTTATTCTTTGAGGATAAAGACCTTGAAGAAGATTCAATAGCTTATATTGTAAATCTAACTCAATTAATATTTATCAAAATCGAATCAGAAATTAGGTTACAGGGATTTTGGAATAGTACAATCCCTCAGAATAAACTAAAAGCTTCAATTCAAGATATTTTAATATCGCCAGATTTTAAACAAAAATATCCTGAAATTTTTAAAAGAGTTTTTGATGAAAGAAATAAGTTTATAACGGAATTGATGCTTTGGGCAAAAGATAATCATTTTACAATTATAACTGAAGATTAA